In the Ursus arctos isolate Adak ecotype North America unplaced genomic scaffold, UrsArc2.0 scaffold_5, whole genome shotgun sequence genome, one interval contains:
- the SRP19 gene encoding signal recognition particle 19 kDa protein, whose product MACAAARSPADQDRFICIYPAYLNNKKTIAEGRRIPISKAVENPTATEIQDVCSAVGLNVFLEKNKMYSREWNRDVQYRGRVRVQLKQEDGSLCLVQFPSRKSVMLYVAEMIPKLKTRTQKTGGGDQSLQQGEGSKKGKGKKKK is encoded by the exons ATGGCCTGTGCCGCCGCACGGTCCCCGGCCGACCAGGACAG GTTCATTTGTATCTATCCCGCTTACTTAAATAACAAGAAGACCATCGCGGAGGGGAGGCGGATCCCTATTAGTAAG GCTGTTGAAAATCCTACAGCTACTGAGATTCAAGATGTGTGCTCAGCAGTTGGACTTAATGTATTCCTTGAG aaaaataaaatgtactctaGAGAGTGGAATCGTGATGTTCAGTACAGGGGCAGAGTCCGGGTCCAGCTCAAACAGGAAGACGGCAGCCTCTGTCTCGTACAGTTCCCATCAc GTAAGTCAGTAATGTTGTATGTAGCAGAAATGATACCTAAACTAAAAACAAGGACACAAAAAACAGGAGGTGGTGACCAAAGTCTTCAGCAAGGAGAgggaagtaaaaaaggaaaaggaaagaagaagaagtga